From the Leifsonia sp. AG29 genome, one window contains:
- a CDS encoding dihydroorotase, protein MTDETYLIAGATLADGSVADLLVADGRIAETGTGLSHSGARVIDADGLLALPGLVDLHTHLREPGYEQSETVLTGTRAAAAGGFTAVFAMANTSPVADTAGVVEQVLSLGEAAGYATVRPIGAVTVGLAGERLAELGAMAESRAAVRVFSDDGKCVSDPLLMRRALEYVKAFDGVIAQHAQEPRLTEGAQMNEGALSGQLGLAGWPAVAEESIIARDVLLAEHVGSRLHVCHVSTAGSVDVIRWAKARGIDVTAEVTPHHLLLTEELAAGYDARYKVNPPLRRAEDVEALRAGLADGTIDIVATDHAPHPVESKDCEWDAAAFGMVGLESALSVVQAAVVDTGMLGWADIARVLSATPARIGRLSGHGAPLTAGSPANLFLYDPSVSRSFSRGDLAGKGTNSPYLSMTLPGRVMATFHRGRPTVLDGAVLDAELVSRGEGVRG, encoded by the coding sequence CGCCGAGACCGGCACCGGTCTGTCCCACTCCGGCGCCCGCGTCATCGACGCGGACGGGCTGCTGGCGCTCCCCGGCCTGGTCGACCTGCACACGCACCTGCGCGAGCCCGGATACGAGCAGAGCGAGACGGTGCTGACCGGGACGCGGGCCGCGGCCGCCGGAGGCTTCACCGCGGTCTTCGCGATGGCCAACACGTCCCCGGTCGCCGACACCGCCGGTGTGGTCGAGCAGGTGCTCAGCCTCGGCGAGGCGGCGGGCTACGCCACCGTGCGCCCGATCGGCGCCGTCACCGTAGGGCTCGCGGGGGAGCGCCTCGCCGAGCTCGGCGCCATGGCCGAGTCCCGGGCGGCGGTCCGCGTGTTCTCCGACGACGGCAAGTGCGTGTCCGACCCGCTGCTCATGCGCCGGGCGCTCGAGTACGTCAAGGCCTTCGACGGGGTCATCGCGCAGCACGCGCAGGAGCCGCGGCTCACCGAGGGCGCCCAGATGAACGAGGGCGCGCTCTCGGGCCAGCTGGGGCTCGCCGGCTGGCCCGCCGTTGCGGAGGAGTCGATCATCGCGCGCGACGTCCTCCTCGCCGAGCACGTCGGGTCCCGCCTCCATGTCTGCCACGTCTCCACGGCCGGGTCGGTCGATGTCATCCGGTGGGCGAAGGCGCGGGGGATCGACGTGACCGCCGAGGTCACGCCGCACCACCTCCTGCTCACGGAGGAGCTCGCCGCCGGATACGACGCGCGCTACAAGGTGAACCCGCCGCTCCGCCGGGCCGAGGACGTGGAGGCGCTCCGCGCCGGTCTCGCGGACGGCACGATCGACATCGTGGCCACCGACCACGCCCCGCATCCCGTCGAGTCGAAGGACTGCGAGTGGGACGCCGCGGCGTTCGGGATGGTCGGTCTCGAGTCGGCTCTCTCGGTCGTCCAGGCGGCGGTCGTCGACACCGGGATGCTCGGCTGGGCCGACATCGCGAGGGTCCTCTCCGCGACGCCCGCCCGCATCGGACGGCTCTCCGGTCACGGGGCGCCGCTCACCGCAGGGTCGCCGGCCAACCTGTTCCTCTACGACCCGAGCGTCTCTCGCAGCTTCTCTCGCGGCGATCTCGCCGGGAAGGGCACGAACTCGCCCTACCTCTCCATGACCCTGCCGGGACGCGTGATGGCGACCTTCCACCGCGGCCGGCCGACCGTGCTCGACGGCGCCGTGCTCGACGCCGAGCTGGTCTCGCGGGGGGAGGGCGTGCGTGGATAG